A genome region from Natronobeatus ordinarius includes the following:
- the serS gene encoding serine--tRNA ligase: MLDRTYLREHAAEVREALANRGADVDLDAVLAIDEEWRELKARGDDLRHERNQVSSRIGQLKQEGNEEAAQEAIDRSSELKADLEEVEARAGELEAELEEAMLEIPQVPDESVPVGADESDNVEHRRWGFDDLRVDADAVTPHYELGEELDIIDEARGAKTTGAGFYFLKGDGARLEHALIQFMLDVHREQGYVDLFPPIPVKSTSMQGTGQLPKFADDAYRLGGDNLEPYDDEDLWLCPTAEVPVTNMYAEEILLKDDLPLKHQAYTPNFRREAGEHGTKTRGIVRVHQFNKVELVNFVEPETSYDRLEGLLEEAEEVLQRLELPYRILELCTGDLTFASAKTYDIEVWAPADDLEDGPEEGGRWLEVSSASNFEDFQARRAGLRYRPERHESAEYLHTLNASGLALPRVMVAILEYYQNDDGTVTIPEALRPYMGGQEVIEGHGKVGEAALGAGERE, encoded by the coding sequence ATGCTCGACCGGACCTACCTGCGCGAGCACGCAGCCGAGGTACGCGAGGCCCTCGCAAACCGCGGGGCCGACGTCGACCTCGATGCGGTGCTCGCCATCGACGAGGAGTGGCGCGAGCTGAAAGCCCGCGGCGACGACCTGCGACACGAGCGCAACCAGGTCAGCTCGCGCATCGGCCAGCTGAAACAGGAAGGGAACGAGGAGGCAGCCCAGGAGGCGATCGACCGCTCGAGCGAGCTCAAAGCCGACCTCGAGGAGGTCGAGGCGCGAGCGGGTGAGCTCGAGGCCGAACTCGAGGAAGCGATGCTCGAGATTCCCCAGGTGCCCGACGAGAGTGTCCCTGTCGGCGCAGACGAGTCGGACAACGTCGAGCACCGCCGCTGGGGCTTCGACGATCTGCGCGTCGACGCCGACGCGGTCACGCCCCACTACGAACTCGGCGAGGAACTCGACATTATCGACGAGGCGCGCGGTGCGAAGACCACCGGCGCCGGCTTCTACTTCCTCAAGGGCGACGGCGCCCGACTCGAGCACGCCCTGATCCAGTTCATGCTGGACGTCCACCGCGAGCAGGGCTACGTCGACCTCTTCCCGCCGATTCCCGTCAAGAGCACGTCGATGCAGGGCACCGGCCAGCTCCCGAAGTTCGCCGACGACGCCTACCGCCTCGGCGGCGACAACCTCGAACCGTACGACGACGAAGACCTCTGGCTCTGCCCGACGGCGGAGGTCCCCGTGACGAACATGTACGCCGAGGAGATTCTCCTGAAAGACGATCTGCCGCTGAAACACCAGGCGTACACGCCCAACTTCCGCCGGGAGGCGGGCGAGCACGGCACCAAAACCCGCGGGATCGTCCGCGTCCACCAGTTCAACAAGGTCGAACTCGTCAACTTCGTCGAACCCGAGACCAGCTACGACCGCCTCGAGGGCCTGCTCGAGGAAGCCGAGGAAGTGCTCCAGCGACTCGAGCTCCCCTACCGCATCCTCGAGCTTTGCACCGGCGATCTCACCTTCGCGAGCGCGAAGACCTACGACATCGAAGTGTGGGCCCCCGCCGACGACCTCGAGGACGGCCCCGAGGAGGGTGGTCGCTGGCTCGAGGTCTCGAGCGCGTCGAACTTCGAGGACTTCCAGGCCCGCCGCGCCGGCCTGCGCTACCGGCCCGAGCGCCACGAGTCCGCAGAGTACCTCCACACGCTGAACGCCTCGGGGCTGGCGCTGCCCCGCGTGATGGTGGCCATCCTCGAGTACTACCAGAACGACGACGGCACCGTCACGATTCCCGAGGCCCTGCGACCGTACATGGGCGGCCAGGAGGTCATCGAGGGTCACGGGAAAGTCGGAGAGGCCGCGTTAGGTGCTGGCGAGCGCGAGTAG
- a CDS encoding PAS domain-containing sensor histidine kinase → MGEREPRAGGLSETTGDAYRTIVDYAGQPLFLVDVVHTGDAPRFEIDRFNLAYEDQTGLSLEDARGLTPREWLGDDVGSTLEEKYHECLETQARLRYEERLEFPSGTEIWETTLTPVLVDGEVSQLVGTTREVTDRRRARRERTRSRDLLRHTEALANTGGWELDVRTDALRWTRGTRRIFGVSASFEPTLEDALAFYHPDDRDAIRDAIDRCRTDGVPYDLEARIVRADGPERWVRSRGAAVVEDGAVHTLRGAVQDVTRTRRQERELGRQNERLAAFSRVVSHDLRNPLNVAQGALSVVETDSEHDDLEQIAAALDRMETIVDETLALAREGQAVADVEWVDVEPIVDDCWQLVDTTAATLELEVDGRIRADADRLRHVYENLFRNAVEHSSTSPRSHARGDDSAGVTVRVGTLEDGFFVEDDGPGIPAAEREAIFEPGYTTGDGNTGFGLPIVRRIADAHGWTVTVTDGPAGGARFEFSGVELENG, encoded by the coding sequence ATGGGTGAGCGGGAGCCGAGAGCTGGGGGGCTCTCGGAAACGACAGGAGACGCATACCGAACGATCGTCGACTATGCGGGACAGCCACTTTTTCTCGTCGACGTGGTTCACACGGGAGACGCGCCCCGGTTCGAGATCGACCGATTCAACCTCGCCTACGAGGACCAGACCGGGCTGTCGCTCGAGGACGCCCGTGGCCTGACCCCGCGGGAGTGGCTCGGGGACGACGTCGGCTCGACGCTCGAGGAGAAGTATCACGAGTGTCTCGAGACGCAGGCACGACTCCGGTACGAGGAACGCCTCGAGTTCCCGTCCGGAACCGAAATCTGGGAGACGACGCTCACGCCGGTGCTCGTCGACGGCGAGGTGTCCCAGCTCGTTGGGACCACTCGCGAGGTGACCGACCGGCGACGCGCCCGGCGCGAACGCACCCGCAGTCGCGACCTCCTCCGACACACGGAGGCGCTGGCGAACACTGGCGGATGGGAACTCGACGTCCGGACCGACGCGCTCCGCTGGACGCGCGGGACGCGTCGGATCTTCGGCGTCTCGGCGTCGTTCGAGCCGACGCTCGAGGACGCCCTCGCGTTCTACCACCCGGACGACCGGGACGCGATCCGGGACGCGATCGACCGCTGTCGAACCGACGGCGTGCCTTACGATCTCGAGGCGCGAATCGTCCGCGCCGATGGCCCGGAACGCTGGGTCCGATCACGGGGTGCAGCGGTCGTCGAGGACGGAGCCGTTCACACGTTGCGCGGGGCCGTCCAGGACGTTACCAGGACGCGACGTCAGGAACGTGAACTCGGGCGACAGAACGAACGGCTGGCGGCGTTCTCGAGGGTCGTCAGCCACGACCTTCGAAATCCGTTGAACGTCGCTCAGGGGGCGCTCTCGGTGGTTGAAACCGACAGCGAGCACGACGACCTCGAGCAGATCGCTGCGGCCCTCGACCGGATGGAAACGATCGTCGACGAGACGCTCGCCCTCGCTCGCGAGGGACAGGCTGTCGCCGACGTCGAGTGGGTCGACGTCGAACCGATCGTCGACGACTGCTGGCAACTGGTCGATACCACAGCCGCGACGCTCGAACTCGAGGTCGACGGCCGGATTCGTGCAGACGCCGATCGACTGCGACACGTCTATGAAAACCTGTTTCGTAACGCCGTCGAGCATAGCTCGACGAGCCCTCGTTCGCACGCTCGCGGGGACGATAGTGCCGGTGTGACCGTTCGTGTCGGCACTCTCGAGGACGGGTTCTTCGTCGAAGACGACGGCCCCGGGATTCCCGCTGCCGAGCGCGAGGCGATCTTCGAGCCGGGCTACACGACGGGTGACGGCAACACCGGATTCGGCCTCCCGATCGTCAGGCGGATCGCCGACGCTCACGGCTGGACGGTCACCGTCACGGACGGGCCGGCCGGCGGCGCCCGGTTCGAGTTTTCGGGGGTCGAACTCGAGAACGGATAG
- a CDS encoding PQQ-binding-like beta-propeller repeat protein, protein MVQPSLNPESSGEPIADDPAVRLDRLLGAEYDGFGDRGIASSDELLVVTNGTDRLEAFDAAGEPIWSTTLGDDLESKPVIDDGTVYVAISGETFSSDQLVALDASDGSLQWNSFDTAGVELYSDVPPVFGEYLYVFDPGDVFEPDDGESVYALDPSDGSIVWEQALDDTGHVQLAADDDAVYVVDDDHVRAFGGSSGDVLWNRGDWPLSGEVSAQPTIADGTLYVTADVDDTGALYAFDTADGVPLWRTPIPEEADLSPVVWNNGVFVASGSSIHGFDSLTGERNAMYQTAGEIQALELGAQLYVASKDPREYSGPGESLTALEHDLSVAWATSLPTMTGNLDRVAYPTALATIGDTLYVAGISEEFGTPEDNSLYVFEPTTLTVDDVEVVEDSATVGETITVEATVSNHGEQSETSEVTFEIDSPLTPTYLDHRTTEVSVGAGETTTTTLELEVTSSGTYEITAFESGTGGLASDPRVESVSVVVGHENPDDDWTQIGYDAAGSHWNPNTHAPTKPLMQTWEFETDGNVERNPVLVKDDTVVVHNDTTVFGLDLETGNQLWDYRISVPEEADDTEEIGSHVIVDDVVYFGMSYSVGHAGAEPRSRLYTIGLDDGELIDYRHFEDQRINLRSLSTDGDSLFFTMRVEDNGDNHGDRYLWAVDRHDFSNQKSQYFADDSEFNSGDQVLVTGDRLAIADRSYDTGSDTIRTFDRSTLELTASRTFDDGDIRTLITDGETIYLSLEPDEGGVYQLLALDPDDLSTTWQLAPEMYLQQEDKYDQHHGLVVSDSMLITATRGPFTSDHIAHYGIDTERGEVEWFESTNKQFETRLSQSPIVAADGVFYAGLKTYDAATGEHISFSKTGHPVAISNGTVLSVTDDGIGAYQGVEPISVSELELSATELEHGEELEATVVVTNPTPFAQPIRVDMTGANPLLRKDGSSGDYTTTLGPSESETITFSVTPHPGDHSIHADISANSMFSAGSPNGYYRYHTTAPQTATVYGEPIEPTELEGVVLTDAELSTDSAMLGEPFTVEATLQNLGTESVTESIEVAVGSDSTDTSVTIGGGASETIEVTLRGSDEGDDQTVTVNGIAIGTVHVIETDLWLANLDADSNTVGTGETVTITAALENRYYPYELATSDLGLWIDGEIVQTKHVEVPPYYEDDYGAKEVTFEQTFDSPGEFEVLVTGDGVSIDVNPVTVDVELEPGSPPVAAFDYEPTEPEVGDEVTFDASASSAPEGTIAAYRWDFTGDGTVDVTTTEPEATWTYDEAGDYSVTLEVEDDTGETAETTETVAVTEPEPSVADYADAEDGVVRTDGLRDAIDDWRDDDVDTDLLRAVIDAWRSGEQVD, encoded by the coding sequence ATGGTCCAACCGTCGCTGAATCCGGAATCGTCCGGTGAGCCGATCGCCGACGATCCCGCCGTTCGGCTCGACCGGTTGCTCGGCGCCGAGTACGACGGATTCGGCGACCGTGGAATCGCGTCGTCGGACGAGCTGCTCGTCGTCACGAACGGAACGGATCGGCTCGAGGCGTTCGACGCGGCGGGCGAACCGATCTGGTCGACGACGCTGGGCGACGACCTCGAGTCGAAACCCGTTATCGACGACGGCACGGTGTACGTCGCTATTAGTGGAGAAACCTTCTCTTCTGATCAGCTCGTCGCACTCGACGCGAGCGACGGCTCGCTGCAGTGGAACTCGTTCGACACTGCAGGAGTTGAACTCTATTCGGACGTTCCGCCGGTGTTCGGCGAGTACCTCTACGTGTTCGATCCCGGCGACGTGTTCGAACCCGACGACGGCGAAAGCGTCTACGCGCTCGACCCCTCGGACGGCTCGATTGTCTGGGAGCAAGCGCTGGACGATACCGGTCACGTGCAACTGGCTGCGGACGATGACGCGGTGTACGTCGTTGACGACGATCACGTCCGCGCGTTCGGCGGGTCGAGCGGCGACGTGCTGTGGAACCGCGGCGACTGGCCACTCAGCGGCGAGGTATCGGCGCAACCGACGATCGCAGACGGGACGTTGTACGTGACGGCTGACGTAGATGATACGGGTGCGTTGTACGCATTCGACACAGCAGACGGTGTTCCACTGTGGCGAACCCCAATTCCAGAGGAAGCCGACCTGTCCCCAGTCGTCTGGAACAACGGCGTGTTTGTCGCGAGCGGCTCGAGCATCCACGGGTTCGATTCCCTTACCGGCGAACGAAACGCGATGTACCAGACGGCCGGCGAGATCCAGGCCCTCGAGCTCGGCGCGCAGCTGTACGTCGCGTCGAAAGACCCGCGAGAGTATAGCGGCCCCGGTGAAAGCCTCACGGCGCTCGAGCACGACCTCTCGGTCGCCTGGGCGACGTCACTGCCGACGATGACCGGCAATCTCGACCGGGTGGCCTATCCAACGGCTCTCGCAACGATCGGTGACACCCTCTACGTCGCCGGAATCTCAGAGGAGTTTGGGACGCCCGAGGACAACTCACTGTACGTCTTCGAGCCCACCACACTCACCGTCGACGACGTGGAGGTCGTCGAGGACAGCGCCACCGTCGGCGAGACGATCACGGTTGAGGCCACAGTGAGCAACCATGGCGAACAAAGCGAAACTAGCGAGGTCACCTTCGAGATCGATTCGCCGTTGACACCAACCTATCTCGATCACCGAACGACTGAGGTTTCGGTTGGGGCGGGCGAAACGACGACAACTACGCTCGAGCTCGAAGTGACGAGTTCGGGAACCTACGAGATAACCGCCTTCGAGAGCGGAACGGGCGGGCTAGCTTCAGACCCACGCGTCGAATCCGTCTCGGTCGTCGTCGGCCACGAGAACCCAGACGACGATTGGACTCAAATCGGCTACGACGCGGCCGGCTCACACTGGAACCCGAACACCCACGCACCGACGAAGCCGCTCATGCAGACGTGGGAGTTCGAAACGGACGGCAACGTCGAACGTAATCCCGTCCTCGTCAAAGACGACACGGTCGTCGTCCACAACGATACGACGGTCTTTGGGCTCGACCTCGAGACCGGTAACCAGCTCTGGGACTACCGAATCTCGGTTCCAGAAGAGGCCGACGACACGGAGGAGATCGGCAGCCACGTCATCGTTGACGATGTCGTCTACTTCGGGATGTCCTATTCTGTGGGACACGCGGGTGCCGAGCCACGCTCGCGGCTGTACACGATCGGTCTTGACGACGGCGAACTCATCGACTATCGTCACTTCGAGGATCAACGGATCAACCTCCGATCGCTGTCGACCGACGGCGATAGCCTGTTCTTCACGATGCGCGTCGAAGACAATGGAGACAACCACGGCGACCGCTACCTCTGGGCGGTCGATCGACACGACTTCAGCAATCAAAAGTCCCAGTATTTCGCCGACGACAGTGAGTTCAATAGCGGGGATCAGGTCCTCGTGACCGGCGACCGACTCGCCATCGCTGATCGATCCTACGACACCGGTTCTGATACGATACGCACGTTCGACCGGTCGACGCTTGAGCTAACCGCTTCTCGAACGTTCGACGACGGCGACATCAGGACGTTGATCACCGACGGCGAGACGATCTATCTCTCGCTGGAGCCCGACGAGGGGGGAGTCTACCAACTGCTCGCACTCGATCCCGACGATCTCTCGACGACATGGCAACTCGCACCAGAAATGTACCTCCAGCAAGAGGACAAATACGATCAACACCACGGACTCGTCGTGAGCGACAGTATGCTGATCACCGCCACGAGAGGCCCATTCACGAGTGATCATATCGCTCACTACGGGATCGATACCGAGAGAGGCGAGGTTGAGTGGTTCGAGTCCACGAATAAACAGTTCGAGACTCGGCTATCCCAGAGCCCGATCGTCGCCGCCGACGGCGTGTTCTACGCTGGGCTGAAAACGTACGACGCCGCAACGGGTGAACACATCTCGTTCTCGAAAACCGGGCATCCGGTCGCAATTTCGAACGGAACCGTCCTGAGCGTGACCGACGATGGCATTGGCGCGTACCAGGGGGTCGAACCCATTTCGGTCTCCGAACTCGAGCTCTCTGCGACCGAGCTGGAGCACGGCGAGGAACTCGAGGCGACGGTCGTGGTAACCAACCCGACACCATTCGCTCAGCCGATCAGGGTGGACATGACCGGAGCGAACCCACTTCTGCGAAAAGACGGCTCCTCTGGGGATTACACAACGACGCTGGGGCCGAGTGAGTCGGAGACGATCACGTTCTCAGTAACGCCACATCCCGGTGACCACTCGATCCACGCCGACATCTCAGCCAACAGCATGTTCAGCGCCGGGTCGCCCAACGGGTATTACCGGTATCACACAACTGCTCCCCAGACGGCAACCGTGTACGGCGAGCCGATCGAACCGACCGAACTCGAGGGCGTCGTGCTCACCGACGCCGAACTCTCCACCGACTCGGCTATGCTCGGAGAGCCGTTCACGGTCGAAGCAACGCTACAGAATCTCGGAACGGAGTCGGTCACCGAATCGATCGAGGTGGCGGTCGGTTCCGATTCGACGGATACGTCGGTGACGATTGGCGGCGGGGCGTCGGAGACAATCGAGGTCACACTACGGGGTAGCGATGAAGGCGATGACCAGACGGTAACGGTCAACGGAATCGCGATTGGGACGGTTCACGTAATCGAAACGGACCTCTGGCTTGCGAACCTCGACGCGGATTCGAATACGGTCGGTACCGGCGAGACGGTCACGATTACCGCAGCGTTAGAAAACCGCTACTATCCCTACGAACTGGCAACGAGCGACCTCGGGCTTTGGATCGACGGCGAAATCGTCCAGACGAAACACGTCGAAGTTCCGCCGTACTACGAAGACGACTACGGAGCCAAGGAAGTCACGTTCGAACAGACGTTCGACTCGCCGGGCGAGTTTGAGGTGTTGGTCACCGGCGACGGCGTCTCGATCGACGTGAATCCCGTCACCGTCGACGTCGAACTGGAACCCGGCTCGCCACCAGTCGCCGCGTTCGACTACGAGCCGACCGAACCCGAGGTCGGCGACGAGGTGACTTTCGACGCGTCCGCCTCGAGTGCCCCTGAGGGAACGATCGCGGCGTACCGCTGGGATTTCACCGGCGATGGCACCGTCGACGTAACGACGACTGAGCCGGAGGCGACGTGGACCTACGACGAGGCGGGTGACTACAGCGTCACCCTCGAGGTCGAAGACGACACAGGCGAGACGGCTGAGACGACAGAGACGGTCGCGGTGACGGAGCCGGAACCGAGCGTCGCCGACTACGCCGACGCCGAGGACGGGGTCGTTCGGACCGACGGGCTTCGCGACGCGATCGACGACTGGAGAGACGACGACGTGGACACCGACCTGCTTCGCGCCGTCATCGACGCCTGGCGAAGCGGTGAGCAGGTCGACTGA